The proteins below come from a single Chryseobacterium bernardetii genomic window:
- a CDS encoding helix-turn-helix domain-containing protein codes for MTYKDIVFHNLHDLFKMIDKNADDQKSNNDFFIIRESHDLDENSYKYPFRTDNCAIMLITEGEGSMQINFEQINIKKDDLIIITPNSILHPASKGSYVRAKGIVFNDSFVQKNIRHMNYINEVIFFSERNTPILHPGFNERETLGFLIDKIGLAEAQDGYYSKDMINHYFNALLLELMVLYRCSDVRIIDPKTSRKKDLLNQFLVLLSEHSKKERTVEFYAEKLFVTPSYLTRIVKEASGESTRNIITNSVIIEARDMLLHSNLSITQIADKLNFSDQSFFGKFFKKKMKMSPKMFRTKMK; via the coding sequence ATGACTTATAAAGATATTGTTTTTCATAATCTGCACGATCTGTTTAAAATGATCGATAAGAATGCCGATGATCAAAAAAGCAACAATGATTTTTTCATCATCCGGGAATCGCATGATCTTGATGAAAACTCTTACAAATACCCTTTTAGAACAGACAATTGCGCCATTATGCTGATTACAGAAGGGGAAGGAAGTATGCAGATCAATTTTGAACAAATAAATATCAAAAAGGATGATCTTATTATTATTACCCCCAATTCAATTCTTCATCCGGCCAGTAAGGGTTCTTACGTCAGGGCAAAGGGGATTGTTTTCAATGATTCTTTTGTTCAGAAGAATATCCGTCATATGAATTATATCAATGAGGTTATCTTTTTTTCAGAAAGAAATACCCCGATTCTGCATCCCGGATTTAATGAAAGGGAAACCTTAGGGTTCCTGATTGATAAGATTGGTCTGGCAGAAGCGCAGGACGGTTATTACTCAAAAGACATGATTAACCATTATTTTAATGCGCTGCTTCTTGAGTTGATGGTATTATACCGGTGTAGTGATGTGAGGATTATCGATCCTAAAACGTCAAGAAAGAAGGATCTTCTCAATCAGTTTCTTGTTCTGCTTTCTGAGCATTCCAAAAAAGAAAGAACCGTTGAATTTTATGCTGAGAAACTTTTTGTAACCCCGAGCTACCTGACGCGTATCGTGAAAGAGGCCTCCGGGGAATCAACCCGTAACATTATCACCAACTCCGTCATCATTGAGGCTCGTGACATGCTATTACATTCAAACCTTTCAATCACTCAGATTGCTGATAAACTGAATTTCAGTGACCAGTCTTTCTTTGGTAAATTTTTTAAGAAGAAAATGAAAATGTCTCCCAAGATGTTCAGGACAAAAATGAAATAA
- a CDS encoding TetR/AcrR family transcriptional regulator, producing the protein MAKYLLFVEGRLYATTQQIAQSVGIDRTVIHYYFRTKAYLVYIIINEIINEFPAPSWNDIKDLSLKQKLERYINYNTEKNNKYPYLDIYIITQNEFSEFGQKLFFPLTEMIPEISVCISEGKTNYSSPLQFLTDLVSMVSGFHVSVDFLRKKSDIVLSSSFYHQRAERIINLFLK; encoded by the coding sequence ATGGCCAAATATCTGCTTTTTGTGGAAGGCAGGTTATATGCCACAACACAGCAGATTGCACAAAGCGTGGGTATAGACAGAACAGTAATACATTATTATTTCCGTACGAAAGCCTATCTTGTGTACATCATCATTAATGAGATAATTAATGAATTTCCTGCTCCCTCCTGGAATGATATTAAAGATCTCTCACTGAAGCAGAAGCTTGAAAGATATATTAATTATAATACTGAAAAAAATAATAAATATCCTTATCTGGATATTTATATCATTACTCAGAATGAATTTTCAGAATTCGGACAGAAATTATTTTTCCCACTCACTGAAATGATTCCCGAGATTTCGGTCTGCATCAGTGAAGGGAAAACAAATTACAGCAGCCCTTTGCAGTTTCTTACTGATCTGGTTTCTATGGTTTCGGGCTTTCATGTCTCTGTTGATTTTCTTAGGAAAAAATCAGATATTGTATTGTCATCATCTTTCTATCATCAACGAGCTGAAAGAATTATAAATTTATTTTTAAAGTAA
- a CDS encoding SRPBCC family protein: MKSLAVSVTSRLIDKKEVWELITDIDHWSEWDFNIERSECIAPKVGKLSLFKVKHRNFLTAKGVIEEFIPSEHFTFRIRLAGAQLYRKYLMEDTEEGLKITIITSVSGFLAGLWSLLVMKRIVRDTPEDLTIIVEQIKNRYEK, encoded by the coding sequence ATGAAAAGCCTTGCTGTATCTGTTACCAGCAGACTGATTGATAAAAAAGAAGTTTGGGAACTGATTACAGATATTGACCACTGGAGTGAATGGGATTTCAATATTGAACGTTCAGAATGTATTGCACCGAAAGTCGGGAAACTAAGCCTGTTTAAAGTAAAGCATCGTAATTTTCTGACAGCGAAAGGTGTTATAGAGGAATTTATACCTTCTGAACACTTCACATTCCGAATCAGGCTTGCCGGAGCCCAACTGTACAGAAAATATTTGATGGAAGATACAGAGGAGGGATTGAAAATAACCATTATTACTTCTGTTTCAGGTTTTTTAGCTGGGTTGTGGAGTTTGTTGGTAATGAAAAGAATTGTGAGAGATACTCCGGAAGATCTTACGATAATCGTTGAACAGATAAAAAACAGATATGAAAAATAA